From Pristis pectinata isolate sPriPec2 chromosome 43, sPriPec2.1.pri, whole genome shotgun sequence, one genomic window encodes:
- the LOC127566601 gene encoding uncharacterized protein C6orf132 homolog, translating to MFRWICLTLALLWASAAELDFVQVFDILIASEDGSSPPRPEILFLNASGIVLARAGDPVTLYCRVLLVGDGPDPRYRVRWVTGPLGEVTVARVDQRRARGPWVHPRYRDRVSLLSQGPENHLHFSRVDPGDFGEYTCRGEIAGHGGQLFSSISLLAEDVSPAVPVSPPRSAPQLPPGSAPSLPPGSAPQLPLGSASPLPLGSAPQLPLVSEPQLPPGSAPSSLQDSAPQLSPGSTPSLPGSAPSPPPGSSPSLPGSAPQYPGPAHQPHIVALDTSAVVRAPLGSAVSLHCRVRALHAGPGTRYRLRWEALGPGGVLTLAQQDQASPEPPRLHPSYSERLAVSSRGPNTQLRLRALHPDDPGEYRCTAGVSGQDEEVSSGPIHLVKERQKMMPVSSKTAILWLILHFLVVIFAMAIGVGSCFLTGRKNRIQAENV from the exons ATGTTCCGGTGGATCTGCCTCACCCTCGCGCTCCTCTGGGCCTCGGCGGCTGAACTCG ACTTTGTCCAGGTCTTCGACATCCTGATCGCGTCCGAGGACGGCAGCTCCCCTCCGCGCCCGGAGATCCTGTTCCTCAATGCCTCGGGCATCGTGCTGGCACGGGCCGGGGACCCCGTCACCCTGTACTGCCGCGTCCTGCTGGTGGGCGACGGGCCCGACCCCAGGTACCGGGTGCGGTGGGTCACCGGCCCGCTCGGCGAGGTCACCGTGGCCCGGGTGGACCAGAGGCGGGCGCGAGGACCCTGGGTCCACCCCCGGTACCGGGACCGGGTCAGCCTGCTCTCCCAGGGTCCCGAGAACCACCTCCACTTCAGCAGGGTGGACCCTGGCGACTTCGGGGAGTATACCTGCCGGGGGGAGATCGCCGGGCACGGGGGGCAGTTATTCTCCTCCATCTCCCTGCTGgctgaag ATGTGTCTCCAGCAGTGCCAGTGAGCCCCCCAAGATCTGCCCCCCAGCTCCCACCAGGCtccgccccctctctccccccaggcTCCGCCCCCCAGCTCCCCCTGGGCTccgcctcccctctcccactgggctcCGCCCCCCAGCTCCCCCTGGTCTCCGAACCCCAGCTCCCCCCAGGCtccgccccctcctccctccaagaCTCCGCCCCCCAGCTCTCACCaggctccaccccctccctcccaggcTCCGCCCCCTCACCACCTCcgggctcctccccctccctcccgggCTCTGCCCCTCAGTACCCCGGCCCCGCCCACCAGCCCCACATCGTGGCCCTTGACACCTCGGCCGTGGTGCGCGCTCCGCTGGGCTCCGCGGTCTCCCTGCACTGCCGGGTGCGCGCCCTGCACGCGGGCCCCGGCACGCGGTACCGGCTGCGCTGGGAGGCACTGGGGCCGGGGGGTGTCCTGACCCTGGCCCAGCAGGACCAGGCCAGCCCGGAGCCCCCCCGCCTGCACCCCTCCTACAGCGAGCGCCTCGCCGTGAGCTCCCGCGGGCCCAACACCCAGCTCCGCCTCCGCGCCCTGCACCCCGACGACCCCGGGGAGTATCGGTGCACGGCCGGCGTCTCCGGGCAGGACGAGGAGGTCAGCTCGGGGCCCATTCACCTGGTCAAGG AGAGGCAGAAAATGATGCCTGTTTCGTCCAAGACAGCCATCCTCTGGCTCATTCTCCACTTCCTCGTGGTGATCTTCGCCATGGCGATTGGCGTTGGATCCTGCTTCCT GACTGGAAGAAAGAATCGAATACAGGCCGAGAATGTCTGA
- the LOC127566604 gene encoding selenide, water dikinase 1-like — MPRIGIGMDSCVIPLRHGGLSLVQTTDFFYPLVDDPYMMGRIACANVLSDLYAMGITECDNMLMLLSVSQKMTEKERDKVVPLMIRGFKDAAEEGGTSVTGGQTVVNPWIIIGGVATVVCQPNEFIMPDNAVPGDVLVLTKPLGTQVAVNSHQWLENPEKWNKIKLVVSQEDVELAYQEAMFNMARLNRTAAGLMHTFNAHAATDITGFGILGHAQNLAKQQRNEVSFVIHNLPIVAKMAAISKACGNMFGLLHGTSAETSGGLLICLPREQAARFCAEIKSPKYGEGHQAWIIGIVEKGNRTARIIDKPRIIEVAPRGASSPQDNNSSASPETPS, encoded by the exons ATGCCGCGGATCG GGATCGGGATGGATTCCTGCGTGATCCCGCTGCGGCATGGAGGCCTCTCCCTCGTACAGACGACTGACTTCTTCTACCCTCTGGTCGACGACCCTTACATGATG GGCCGGATTGCCTGCGCCAACGTCCTGAGCGACCTCTACGCCATGGGCATCACGGAGTGCGACAACATGCTGATGCTGCTGAGCGTGAGCCAGAAAATGACCGAGAAG GAACGGGATAAGGTGGTGCCTCTGATGATCCGGGGTTTCAAGGACGCGGCGGAGGAGGGCGGCACCTCGGTGACCGGCGGGCAGACGGTGGTGAACCCATGGATCATCATTGGGGGTGTGGCGACCGTGGTCTGCCAGCCCAACGAGTTCATCAT GCCCGACAACGCAGTTCCAGGTGATGTACTGGTGCTGACGAAGCCGCTGGGGACCCAGGTCGCCGTGAACAGTCACCAGTGGCTGGAGAAT CCCGAGAAGTGGAACAAGATAAAGCTGGTGGTCTCCCAGGAGGACGTGGAGCTCGCCTATCAGGAGGCCATGTTCAACATGGCCCGGCTTAACAGGACAG CCGCCGGACTGATGCACACCTTCAACGCCCACGCGGCCACGGACATCACCGGCTTCGGCATCCTGGGCCACGCCCAGAACCTGGCCAAGCAGCAGCGAAACGAGGTCTCCTTCGTCATCCACAACCTGCCCATCGTCGCCAAGATGGCCGCCATCAGCAAGGCCTGCGGCAACATGTTCGGGCTGCTCCACGGCACTTCGGCCGAGACCTCGG gcgGCCTGCTGATCTGCCTGCCTCGGGAGCAGGCGGCCCGCTTCTGCGCCGAGATCAAGTCGCCCAAGTACGGCGAGGGCCACCAGGCCTGGATCATCGGCATCGTGGAGAAGGGCAACCGCACGGCTCGCATCATCGACAAGCCCAGGATCATCGAGGTGGCGCCCCGGGGGGCGTCCTCGCCACAGGACAACAACTCGAGCGCCAGCCCCGAGACCCCCTCGTAA